The Pyrenophora tritici-repentis strain M4 chromosome 2, whole genome shotgun sequence genome window below encodes:
- a CDS encoding thimet oligopeptidase: MAPSKYKSPPQLPPKFTATRQSLIDDAKRLIERSRSVQDAVVRDVKPESATFANAILPIARDDNKMAIESHVLGFYNAVSTSKDLRDASSEVEQMLDDFGIESSMREDVFNLVDAVLKKDEQLDPESRRLLEKDHKTFIRNGLSLPAGPKRNRFKEIKQRLSTIGIAFQKNLNEENGGLWFTPEELHGVPEDVLSGLKKGEGENEGKIFLTFKYPDLFPTLKYATNPETRMKLSVANENKCNDNVALFREAVLLRDEAARILGYDNHAQFRIEDKMAKTPKTVNDFLGDLRTKLAPGGKKEIKKLIELKKQDVAANGLTGPLSEDYYLWDHRYYDRLMLEKDYQLDHQVIAEYFPLQPTIEGMLKIFEELFGLVFISIAGEEERAALADGGKGSDIVWHEDVQVFSVWDDEGEGAGFVGYLYLDLHPREGKYGHAANFNLQPGYIDENGKRRYPATALVCNFSKPTKKKPSLLKHDEVVTLFHELGHGIHDLVSRTTYSRFHGTNTVRDFVEAPSQMLENWCWTPSQLRALSHHYSYLSADYEKEYLESSGADKKPSEKIPGSLVAKLISTKHVNDALFNLRQLHFGTFDMTVHEPASHEELEKMDITEKYNSLRHEISQLKGPESLEGEKKGDWHWGNGQATFGHLIGGYDAGYYGYLSSQVYSTDMFYSVFKSDPMNGKEGRRYRHTVLERGGSKEEMDILEEFLGRKPQTDAFYKELGISQ, translated from the exons ATGGCGCCTTCGAAATACAAGTCGCCGCCGCAGCTGCCGCCCAAGTTCACGGCTACCCGCCAGAGCTTGATTGACGATGCGAAGAGGCTG ATCGAGAGATCCCGAAGTGTTCAAGATGCAGTTGTTCGAGACGTCAAGCCCGAAAGCGCCACCTTTGCCAATGCTATCCTTCCAATTGCCCGCGATGACAACAAAATGGCCATTGAATCCCATGTTCTTGGCTTCTACAACGCCGTTTCCACGAGCAAGGACCTGCGCGATGCATCCAGCGAGGTGGAGCAGATGCTTGACGACTTTGGCATCGAGTCATCCATGCGCGAGGATGTCTTCAACCTCGTCGATGCTGTGTTGAAGAAGGACGAGCAACTGGACCCAGAGTCTCGGCGCTTGCTGGAGAAGGACCATAAGACCTTCATTCGTAATGGGCTTAGTCTGCCTGCGGGTCCAAAGAGGAACAGATTCAAGGAAATCAAGCAGCGACTGAGCACAATTGGCATCGCTTTCCAGAAGAACCTTAATGAGGAGAACGGGGGCTTGTGGTTTACACCAGAGGAGTTGCACGGTGTACCGGAGGATGTCCTTTCGGGTCTGAAGAAGGGTGAGGGCGAAAACGAGGGCAAGATCTTCTTGACCTTCAAGTATCCCGATCTCTTCCCAACGCTGAAATACGCTACCAACCCGGAGACGCGGATGAAGTTGTCTGTTGCAAACGAGAACAAGTGCAACGACAACGTAGCCCTGTTCAGGGAGGCCGTCCTCCTCCGCGATGAGGCAGCCCGTATCCTTGGCTATGATAACCATGCCCAGTTCAGGATCGAAGATAAGATGGCGAAGACTCCTAAGACGGTAAACGACTTCCTTGGTGATTTGCGCACCAAACTCGCGCCGggcggaaagaaggagaTCAAGAAATTGATCGAGTTGAAGAAGCAGGACGTGGCAGCAAATGGGTTGACGGGCCCATTGTCTGAAGACTACTATCTGTGGGACCACAGATACTACGACCGCTTGATGCTGGAGAAGGACTACCAGTTGGACCACCAGGTCATCGCTGAGTACTTCCCTCTGCAGCCCACCATCGAGGGTATGCTGAAGATCTTTGAGGAGCTCTTTGGCCTGGTCTTTATAAGCATTGCTGGCGAGGAAGAAAGGGCGGCCCTTGCAGATGGCGGCAAGGGTTCGGACATTGTCTGGCACGAGGATGTGCAAGTCTTCAGCGTTTGGGACGACGAGGGCGAAGGTGCTGGCTTTGTCGGCTACCTCTATCTTGATCTCCACCCGCGAG AGGGCAAGTACGGCCACGCCGCAAACTTCAACCTCCAGCCTGGCTACATTGACGAGAATGGCAAGAGAAGATATCCCGCTACGGCGCTGGTGTGCAATTTCTCGAAGCcaacgaagaagaagccatCATTGTTGAAGCACGACGAAGTCGTTACCTTGTTCCACGAACTAGGCCACGGTATTCATGACCTAGTTTCCCGAACAACCTACTCTCGTTTCCACGGCACCAACACTGTTCGTGACTTTGTCGAGGCACCATCGCAAATGCTGGAGAACTGGTGCTGGACTCCATCTCAACTTCGCGCTCTATCGCACCACTACTCTTACCTCTCCGCCGACTACGAGAAGGAGTATCTTGAGTCATCGGGTGCCGATAAGAAGCCATCCGAGAAGATTCCCGGATCGCTGGTAGCCAAGTTGATCTCGACCAAGCACGTCAACGATGCTCTGTTCAACCTGAGGCAGCTGCACTTTGGTACTTTCGACATGACTGTCCACGAGCCTGCTAGTCACGAGGAGCTGGAGAAGATGGACATCACTGAGAAGTACAACTCTTTGAGACACGAAATCAGTCAGCTCAAGGGCCCTGAATCATTGGAGGGCGAGAAGAAGGGTGACTGGCACTGGGGTAACGGTCAGGCTACATTCGGCCACTTGATCGGTGGTTATGACGCTGG TTACTACGGCTACCTCTCATCCCAAGTCTACTCCACAGACATGTTCTACTCCGTCTTCAAATCCGACCCCATGAACGGAAAGGAAGGCAGGCGATACCGCCACACCGTCCTCGAGCGCGGTGGCTCAAAGGAGGAAATGGACATCCTAGAGGAGTTCCTCGGCCGCAAACCTCAAACCGATGCCTTCTACAAGGAACTTGGCATTTCTCAGTAG